One segment of Pseudomonadota bacterium DNA contains the following:
- a CDS encoding septal ring lytic transglycosylase RlpA family protein, giving the protein MLRLESRLHLTLLSVVIAGVMLSGCSTLPTPGSPTSDGAPNARDVPDVSQIADATPRPEARSRYGNPDQYEVFGRTYYVQQSSLGYRERGVASWYGTKFHGRRTSSGEPYDMYAMTAAHKTLPLPTYVRVRNVENGRSVIVKVNDRGPFKDNRLIDLSYVAAAKLDMLTAGTARVEVEAINVQEAATPRPPNPDPQTNLYLQVGAFSERENAERMQNRLQNARIEQVSIRQTSQGDSLLYRVHIGPLADLDSLNRISDRVESLGIQARHVVID; this is encoded by the coding sequence TTGCTGAGGCTTGAATCACGTTTGCACCTCACGCTGCTCTCCGTGGTGATCGCCGGCGTGATGCTGAGCGGTTGCAGCACCCTCCCCACCCCGGGTTCACCCACGTCTGACGGTGCGCCCAACGCGCGCGACGTACCCGACGTCAGCCAGATCGCCGACGCCACGCCGCGCCCGGAAGCGCGCTCTCGCTATGGCAACCCCGACCAGTACGAGGTCTTCGGCCGAACCTATTATGTTCAGCAATCCAGTCTCGGTTATCGGGAACGGGGCGTGGCATCGTGGTACGGCACCAAGTTTCATGGCCGCCGGACATCCAGCGGGGAACCGTATGACATGTATGCCATGACCGCCGCTCATAAGACTTTGCCGCTGCCGACTTATGTGCGCGTGCGTAACGTGGAAAATGGCCGCTCGGTCATCGTCAAGGTCAATGATCGCGGACCGTTCAAAGACAATCGACTGATCGACCTGTCCTACGTCGCCGCTGCCAAGCTCGATATGCTCACCGCCGGAACAGCACGGGTGGAGGTGGAAGCAATCAACGTGCAAGAAGCGGCAACGCCGAGGCCACCCAACCCTGATCCCCAAACGAACCTATACCTGCAGGTCGGTGCGTTCTCAGAGCGGGAAAACGCCGAACGCATGCAAAATCGCCTGCAGAATGCCCGAATTGAACAAGTGTCAATTCGCCAGACATCCCAAGGCGACTCGTTATTATATCGGGTCCATATCGGCCCTTTGGCGGACCTCGACTCCCTGAATCGCATCAGTGATCGGGTAGAAAGCCTTGGCATCCAAGCCCGTCATGTGGTGATCGATTGA
- the mrdA gene encoding penicillin-binding protein 2 — MARPVKMQDTAAERRIVASRGIIAVGAMVLLFTLLIARLAYLQIYSHEHYATLSQDNRVRIQPIAPTRGLIFDRNGVLLAENLPSYRLDVIPEEVDDLDDTLARLKQVVNLSDDEITRFQQQLKRHRVFDSVPLRYRMSEEELARFAVDRIHFPGVEMRADLTRHYVYGQSTAHVIGYVGAIDEDDLKEMDRAAYRGTTHIGKTGVEQFYERALHGSPGYEQAEVDAQGRPLRSLTIEPQVPGKNLHLSIDIQLQRAAEAALKGRRGAVVAIEPSTGEVLAMASVPSYDANLFVGGISVSTYRQLQSDPGRPLFNRAIQGQYPPGSTVKPFLGLADLDIGHPLGGKGVYCPGHFQLPNTERQYRDWKRWGHGQTNLRKAIAESCDVYFYQLSLELGIDRIHDYLTRFGMGDKTGIDLTGERRGLVPSREWKQQSRGESWYLGETLINSIGQGFMLSTPLQLAQATAILSTRGKSALPRLVREIQDPVAGTRESLTPVAGPSVEVNSANHWDYVINAMNDVVQRQSGTAFSSGGDAPYRYAGKTGTAQVFGLGEDEEYEESEVAAHLRDHALFIAFAPLDDPKIALAIVAEHGGSGGRTAAPVARALLDSYLLRELDSP, encoded by the coding sequence ATGGCCCGTCCCGTCAAAATGCAGGATACCGCCGCCGAGCGGCGAATCGTCGCAAGCCGGGGCATCATCGCCGTGGGCGCGATGGTATTGCTGTTTACCCTGCTCATCGCCCGCTTAGCCTATCTGCAAATCTATAGCCACGAGCACTACGCGACACTGTCCCAGGACAACCGGGTACGCATCCAGCCGATCGCGCCCACCCGCGGTTTGATCTTCGACCGAAACGGTGTGCTTCTGGCGGAGAACTTGCCCTCCTATCGTCTCGATGTCATCCCGGAAGAGGTCGACGACCTGGACGACACCCTGGCCCGGCTGAAACAGGTGGTCAACCTTTCAGACGATGAGATCACCCGTTTCCAGCAGCAACTCAAGCGCCATCGGGTGTTTGACTCGGTGCCGCTGCGCTACCGAATGAGCGAAGAGGAATTGGCGCGATTCGCCGTTGACCGAATCCACTTTCCCGGTGTGGAAATGCGCGCCGACCTGACCCGGCATTACGTCTATGGCCAGAGTACGGCCCACGTTATCGGCTACGTCGGCGCCATTGATGAAGACGATCTAAAAGAAATGGACCGTGCCGCCTATCGCGGTACGACCCATATCGGCAAAACCGGTGTCGAACAGTTCTATGAGCGGGCGCTGCACGGCTCCCCGGGGTACGAGCAGGCCGAGGTGGATGCACAAGGCCGCCCCCTGCGGAGTCTCACCATCGAACCGCAGGTTCCTGGAAAAAACCTTCACCTCAGCATCGACATTCAGCTTCAGCGGGCGGCGGAGGCCGCTCTCAAAGGACGGCGGGGGGCCGTGGTGGCCATCGAGCCTAGCACGGGAGAGGTGCTTGCGATGGCCAGCGTACCGAGCTACGACGCCAACCTTTTCGTCGGCGGAATCAGCGTGTCGACCTATCGCCAACTGCAATCGGACCCGGGCCGGCCGTTGTTCAACCGAGCCATCCAGGGGCAGTATCCCCCGGGATCGACGGTGAAACCTTTTCTTGGTTTAGCTGACCTGGACATCGGACACCCCCTGGGAGGGAAAGGCGTCTATTGCCCCGGGCACTTTCAGCTACCCAACACTGAGCGGCAGTATCGCGACTGGAAACGCTGGGGACATGGCCAAACCAATCTGCGCAAGGCCATCGCCGAATCCTGTGATGTCTATTTCTATCAGCTGTCGCTCGAATTGGGCATTGATCGCATCCATGATTATCTCACCCGTTTCGGGATGGGGGACAAAACCGGTATCGATCTGACCGGTGAGCGGCGCGGCCTCGTTCCATCGCGCGAATGGAAGCAGCAATCCCGAGGGGAAAGCTGGTACCTTGGTGAAACGCTGATTAACTCGATCGGTCAAGGGTTTATGCTGTCGACACCGCTGCAGCTCGCTCAGGCCACCGCGATCCTTTCGACACGAGGTAAAAGCGCCTTGCCCCGACTGGTTCGGGAAATTCAAGATCCCGTGGCCGGCACACGAGAATCGCTGACGCCGGTAGCGGGCCCGAGTGTGGAAGTGAACTCGGCAAACCACTGGGACTATGTCATTAACGCCATGAATGATGTGGTGCAACGCCAAAGTGGCACCGCCTTTTCCAGCGGCGGCGACGCGCCGTATCGCTATGCCGGAAAAACCGGCACCGCGCAGGTATTCGGCTTGGGCGAAGACGAGGAGTATGAGGAATCGGAAGTCGCGGCGCACCTGCGAGACCATGCATTGTTCATCGCCTTCGCACCATTGGATGACCCCAAAATTGCACTGGCGATCGTAGCCGAACACGGCGGCAGCGGCGGTCGAACCGCCGCCCCCGTGGCGCGCGCGCTGTTAGATTCATACTTACTCCGGGAGTTGGATAGCCCATGA
- a CDS encoding nucleotidyltransferase family protein — MKAMILAAGRGERMRPLTDEIPKPLLNVGSQPLIAYHLQALAEAGIREVVINLSWLGERIRSAIGDGGAFGLSVAYSDEGSEALETGGGIFRALPLLGTEPFIVVNGDVWCEYEFASLTLSDDDLAQLVLVDNPQHHPGGDFHLSDNRVCAKGEPRLTFSGIGLYRPQLFAGCEAGAFPLAPLLRQAMMDGRIGGEYFRGAWCDVGTPDRLRQLDTRLRQARH, encoded by the coding sequence GTGAAGGCCATGATTCTCGCCGCGGGCCGGGGAGAGCGGATGCGACCGCTCACCGACGAAATTCCCAAGCCACTGCTGAACGTGGGTAGTCAGCCTTTGATCGCCTACCATCTGCAGGCGCTGGCCGAGGCCGGTATTCGCGAGGTGGTGATCAACCTCTCTTGGCTGGGAGAGCGGATTCGCTCGGCGATTGGCGACGGCGGTGCCTTCGGCTTGTCGGTGGCGTACTCCGATGAAGGTTCCGAAGCCCTGGAGACCGGCGGTGGTATATTCCGGGCGCTTCCCCTGTTGGGCACCGAGCCGTTCATTGTGGTCAACGGCGACGTTTGGTGCGAATACGAGTTCGCTTCCCTGACCTTATCGGACGATGATCTCGCGCAGTTGGTTTTGGTGGACAATCCGCAGCACCATCCGGGCGGAGATTTTCATTTGTCTGATAACCGGGTGTGTGCGAAGGGCGAGCCGCGGCTGACTTTCTCCGGCATTGGCCTCTACCGTCCGCAGTTATTCGCCGGTTGCGAAGCTGGGGCTTTTCCTTTGGCGCCGCTGCTGCGGCAGGCCATGATGGACGGGCGAATCGGCGGGGAGTATTTTCGGGGCGCATGGTGCGATGTGGGTACCCCGGATCGATTGCGGCAGCTGGACACGCGATTGCGTCAGGCGCGTCACTAA
- the mreD gene encoding rod shape-determining protein MreD, whose product MSAPLPFQWIVLIATFVVAIGLTIVPLPQWVDIARPEWVALTMIYWCMAMPWRVSIGTAWCLGLLLDVLQGATLGQHALALVLVAYLIQRFYLQLRSFPVWQQSLVVMLLLLVYKFPLFWISGMSSRVEPVLGWQAVIASGLLWPWVFALLRGIRRHYELA is encoded by the coding sequence GTGAGCGCACCCCTGCCCTTTCAATGGATCGTCCTGATCGCCACCTTTGTCGTCGCGATCGGCCTGACGATTGTGCCGCTGCCCCAATGGGTCGACATCGCCCGCCCGGAGTGGGTGGCCTTGACTATGATCTACTGGTGTATGGCCATGCCGTGGCGGGTCAGTATCGGCACCGCTTGGTGTTTGGGTCTGCTGCTGGACGTTTTGCAAGGGGCAACGCTAGGTCAACATGCTTTGGCCCTGGTACTGGTCGCTTATTTGATCCAACGATTTTATCTCCAGCTGCGATCGTTTCCCGTCTGGCAGCAGAGCCTGGTCGTTATGCTGCTGTTATTGGTTTACAAATTCCCCTTGTTCTGGATAAGCGGGATGAGCAGTCGAGTCGAACCCGTACTGGGTTGGCAAGCGGTTATCGCCAGCGGCTTGCTGTGGCCCTGGGTCTTTGCTCTGCTGCGCGGCATCCGCCGCCATTACGAACTCGCCTGA
- the mltB gene encoding lytic murein transglycosylase B: protein MNLRFCLIVFAVWLLPVATANSNEPAAGTPLADRADVRAFMARMSETHGFDGDALRTLFQQASMQPEILDAIQRPWEAKPWHAYRPIFVTESRIADGVQFWRSHASLLEAAQAQFGVPPEIIVAIIGVETRYGQFTGRHRVVEALATLGFGYPPRGDFFLRELEQFLLLSREEQLDATGIRGSYAGAIGWPQFIPSSYRAYAVDFDQDGRRDLLSSPADIIGSVANYFHRHGWTLGSPIATPALVNGNGRALGNRNRDLPYTLAKLRQQGVSFESQLPDSAPANLIALEQPSELEYWVGFPNFYVITRYNHSVHYAMAVYQLSQRIREAYFAEA from the coding sequence ATGAATCTGCGTTTTTGTCTTATCGTCTTCGCCGTATGGCTGCTACCCGTGGCCACAGCAAACAGCAACGAGCCGGCTGCTGGCACACCGCTCGCCGATCGAGCCGATGTGCGTGCATTCATGGCGCGCATGAGTGAAACCCACGGATTCGACGGCGATGCGCTCAGGACGCTGTTCCAACAGGCCAGTATGCAGCCGGAAATCCTGGACGCGATCCAACGCCCCTGGGAAGCCAAGCCTTGGCACGCGTATCGGCCGATCTTCGTCACCGAGAGCCGGATTGCCGACGGGGTCCAGTTCTGGCGCTCCCACGCATCACTATTGGAGGCGGCACAAGCCCAATTCGGCGTCCCGCCCGAGATCATCGTGGCCATCATCGGAGTGGAGACCCGGTATGGCCAATTCACCGGCCGCCACCGTGTGGTGGAAGCGCTGGCGACCCTGGGCTTTGGCTACCCGCCGCGCGGTGATTTTTTCCTCCGGGAGCTGGAACAGTTCCTCTTGCTCTCCCGTGAAGAACAACTGGATGCAACCGGTATTCGAGGCTCTTACGCCGGCGCGATCGGCTGGCCGCAATTCATTCCCAGCAGCTATCGGGCCTATGCGGTGGATTTTGATCAGGACGGTCGACGCGACCTCTTATCCAGTCCCGCCGATATCATCGGCAGTGTAGCCAACTACTTCCATCGTCATGGCTGGACCCTAGGCAGCCCCATTGCCACCCCCGCGCTCGTAAATGGCAACGGGCGGGCGTTGGGTAATCGGAATCGAGATTTACCCTATACACTGGCGAAACTCCGCCAGCAGGGCGTAAGCTTCGAATCCCAGCTTCCAGATAGCGCTCCGGCCAACCTCATCGCGCTGGAACAACCGAGCGAGCTGGAGTACTGGGTCGGATTTCCGAATTTTTATGTCATTACCCGTTACAACCACAGCGTCCATTACGCCATGGCGGTTTATCAATTGAGCCAACGCATTCGGGAGGCCTATTTTGCTGAGGCTTGA
- the lipB gene encoding lipoyl(octanoyl) transferase LipB, with translation MTSTPAPVIRLLGQVAYEPTWRAMQQFTDERDEATPDEIWFLQHPPVFTQGMNGRATHLLATEDIPVVAVDRGGQVTYHGPGQWVVYPLLDLRRLNIGIRTLVTRLEQAVIQVLSGYDIAAEARTDAPGVYVNDAKIAALGLRVRRGCCYHGLAFNVDMDLEPFARINPCGFAGLRVTQLSDLAGPVDLERVRTQLEAALRVQLYAPGPDGKPEVA, from the coding sequence ATGACCTCCACACCCGCGCCCGTGATCCGTCTGTTGGGTCAAGTGGCTTACGAGCCCACTTGGCGCGCAATGCAGCAGTTCACCGACGAACGGGACGAGGCGACCCCGGACGAAATCTGGTTTCTCCAGCATCCGCCGGTGTTTACGCAGGGAATGAACGGTCGAGCAACCCATCTGCTGGCCACGGAGGATATCCCGGTGGTCGCGGTGGATCGCGGCGGACAAGTCACTTATCACGGTCCGGGACAGTGGGTGGTCTACCCCTTGCTCGATTTGCGCCGGTTGAACATCGGTATTCGCACCCTGGTGACGCGCCTGGAACAGGCCGTCATCCAGGTTTTGTCCGGCTACGACATCGCGGCCGAGGCCCGCACGGACGCCCCGGGTGTCTACGTGAATGATGCGAAGATCGCCGCGTTGGGGCTGCGCGTGCGCCGCGGTTGTTGTTACCACGGCTTGGCATTCAACGTGGATATGGATCTGGAGCCATTTGCCCGTATCAACCCCTGCGGCTTTGCCGGTCTGCGCGTCACCCAGCTCAGCGACCTGGCCGGACCGGTCGACTTAGAGCGCGTCCGAACGCAGCTCGAAGCCGCGCTGCGGGTGCAGCTTTACGCGCCAGGCCCGGACGGCAAACCCGAGGTGGCTTAG
- a CDS encoding DUF493 domain-containing protein has product MTAEGMVFPCRFPIKAMGENAADLEALVLAIVRQHVADEQILSHQTRPSRAGKYCSVTVTIEAESQHQLDRIYGALTAESRILMAL; this is encoded by the coding sequence ATGACCGCCGAGGGGATGGTTTTTCCTTGCCGGTTTCCCATCAAGGCGATGGGAGAGAACGCGGCCGACCTGGAGGCCTTGGTCTTGGCCATTGTCCGACAGCACGTCGCCGACGAGCAGATTCTCTCCCACCAGACCCGCCCCAGTCGGGCCGGCAAATACTGCTCGGTGACGGTCACCATCGAAGCCGAGAGCCAGCATCAACTCGACCGGATCTACGGCGCGTTGACGGCTGAATCACGAATCCTGATGGCGCTATGA
- the mreC gene encoding rod shape-determining protein MreC has product MKPLFQKTGALHLRLVLFAALSIGLMWLDSRLDQGEQIRIALSAVIYPVQVAVDLPIRVGRWTQDRIKSRRQLREENLELRTRQLLMEAQMLKLAALEAENARLRELLESTSRMGERLSVAEILALDLDPYRQRITINRGRINGVFVGQPLIDAQGITGQITEIGLYTSTALLITDTSHSIPIEVNRNGLRTLAVGTGERDRLALPYLPNNADIEVGDLLVASGLGGRFPRGYPVGIVYQVERNPSERFADISALVSARLDRSREVLLVWTNQMAVKRTESEPAPAGEVKPSP; this is encoded by the coding sequence ATCAAACCGCTGTTTCAAAAAACGGGGGCGCTTCATCTCAGACTGGTGCTGTTTGCAGCCCTGTCGATCGGGTTGATGTGGCTCGATAGCCGGTTAGATCAAGGCGAACAGATCCGAATCGCTTTGAGCGCGGTAATTTATCCTGTGCAAGTGGCGGTCGACCTGCCCATTCGGGTCGGCCGGTGGACTCAGGATCGAATCAAAAGCCGACGCCAGTTGCGGGAAGAAAACCTGGAATTGCGAACCCGCCAGCTGCTCATGGAAGCACAAATGCTCAAATTGGCAGCCCTGGAGGCGGAAAACGCTCGGCTGCGTGAACTGCTGGAATCCACTTCCCGTATGGGCGAACGCTTGAGCGTCGCCGAAATCCTTGCCTTGGATCTCGACCCCTACCGACAGCGCATCACCATTAACCGTGGTCGTATCAACGGCGTTTTCGTCGGCCAGCCCTTGATTGATGCCCAGGGCATCACGGGGCAGATCACAGAAATCGGTCTTTATACGTCGACGGCGCTGCTGATCACCGACACAAGCCATTCCATTCCCATCGAAGTAAATAGAAACGGCCTTAGAACTCTGGCCGTCGGGACAGGCGAGCGCGATCGCTTGGCATTGCCCTATCTGCCCAACAACGCCGACATCGAGGTGGGCGATCTGCTGGTCGCTTCCGGTCTGGGCGGCCGCTTCCCGCGCGGATATCCGGTGGGCATCGTCTATCAAGTTGAACGCAATCCCAGTGAACGCTTCGCCGACATTAGCGCCTTGGTTTCGGCCCGCCTGGATCGCAGCCGGGAAGTCCTGTTGGTTTGGACCAACCAAATGGCGGTCAAACGCACAGAGTCGGAACCCGCTCCCGCTGGCGAGGTCAAACCGTCACCGTGA
- the rodA gene encoding rod shape-determining protein RodA, translating into MIFEPEYRDRAPRNRGISGLAPRLHVDPPLFVALLALTGLGLAILFSASGESTTLMSKQGVRLGIAFAVMFVMAQIPGQTLYRWSAPVFLIGTSLLVLVLLLGVTGKGAQRWLDLGFIRFQPSEIMKLAVPIAVARFIHDHGMPPRYRHVLAVLAILGIPAALIAQQPDLGTALLVATAGLSVLFIAGLSWLTIALLGGAATAALPLLWLTMHDYQRQRVLTLLDPEKDPLGSGYHIIQSKIALGSGGLFGKGWLNGSQAHLQFLPERSTDFIFAVYGEEFGFLGLIMLLIIYLVIILRGMQIAASAQSTFERLLAAGLSLTFFVYVFVNTGMVTGILPVVGVPLPLVSYGGTSMVTLMASFGILMSIQTHRKLLAQ; encoded by the coding sequence ATGATTTTCGAACCGGAGTACCGTGACCGAGCCCCCCGCAACCGGGGCATTTCAGGCTTGGCACCGCGTTTACATGTTGATCCCCCCTTATTCGTTGCCCTGCTGGCACTGACCGGCCTGGGGCTGGCGATCCTGTTCAGTGCCAGCGGCGAGTCCACCACCTTGATGAGCAAACAGGGCGTCCGGCTGGGGATCGCGTTCGCCGTGATGTTCGTGATGGCACAAATCCCAGGCCAAACCCTTTACCGCTGGAGTGCGCCGGTTTTTCTGATCGGTACGAGCTTATTGGTCCTGGTTCTCCTGCTCGGTGTCACCGGCAAAGGTGCCCAGCGCTGGCTGGATTTGGGCTTCATCCGCTTTCAGCCCTCGGAAATCATGAAACTGGCGGTACCCATCGCGGTTGCGCGATTTATTCATGACCACGGCATGCCTCCGCGCTACCGCCATGTGCTCGCCGTTCTGGCCATTCTCGGCATCCCCGCCGCACTCATTGCCCAACAACCGGATCTTGGAACAGCCCTGCTGGTTGCGACTGCAGGCCTGTCGGTGCTTTTTATCGCCGGCTTGAGCTGGCTGACCATCGCCCTACTCGGTGGCGCGGCAACGGCCGCCCTGCCTTTGCTGTGGTTGACGATGCACGACTACCAGCGTCAGCGTGTACTCACGCTGCTGGATCCCGAGAAAGACCCCCTGGGGTCCGGCTATCACATCATCCAATCCAAAATCGCATTGGGTTCCGGCGGGTTATTCGGCAAGGGCTGGCTCAATGGCAGTCAGGCCCATCTGCAATTCCTCCCGGAACGCTCCACCGATTTTATTTTTGCCGTTTATGGCGAAGAGTTCGGCTTTCTGGGACTGATCATGCTACTGATCATCTACCTGGTAATCATTCTGCGCGGCATGCAAATCGCTGCATCGGCGCAGAGCACCTTCGAGAGGTTGCTCGCCGCCGGACTGAGCCTGACCTTTTTTGTTTACGTTTTCGTCAACACCGGCATGGTGACCGGTATCCTGCCGGTGGTGGGCGTGCCGTTGCCTTTGGTGAGTTACGGTGGCACGTCCATGGTCACGCTAATGGCGAGTTTCGGTATCCTGATGTCCATTCAAACCCATCGGAAATTACTGGCCCAATGA
- a CDS encoding D-amino acid aminotransferase has protein sequence MNAATTNPQIAYLNGAFQALSETRISVLDRGFLFGDGVYEVIPVYENQPFRLDAHLDRLAQSLDALQIADPLTRGEWHQMVTQLIHQNGGGDLAVYIQVTRGVETRRDHFYSDDTTPTVFAMASRRGEPPAETIEHGVSAITVDDPRWARCDVKAITLLANVLSRQEARHADANEAIYIRDGRLTEGAASNIFLVKGGVLITPPKSQSILPGITRDALIDVARNGGIPVDERPVDQTELASADELLMTSSTKEVLAITRLNHQPVGTGRPGPVSLRLRNLWRQSLHTWLAEQIEESATT, from the coding sequence ATGAACGCAGCCACGACAAACCCGCAAATCGCTTACCTGAACGGCGCGTTTCAAGCACTGAGCGAGACCCGAATTTCCGTCCTCGATCGCGGGTTTCTGTTCGGTGACGGGGTCTACGAGGTCATACCCGTTTACGAAAACCAACCGTTCCGCCTCGATGCCCATTTGGACCGGCTGGCGCAGAGCCTGGATGCACTGCAAATCGCCGATCCGCTCACGCGTGGCGAATGGCACCAGATGGTCACCCAACTGATCCATCAAAACGGCGGGGGCGATTTGGCCGTCTATATTCAAGTAACACGGGGCGTTGAGACGCGGCGGGATCATTTCTATAGCGATGACACGACGCCTACCGTGTTTGCCATGGCCTCACGCCGAGGCGAACCGCCGGCCGAAACCATTGAGCACGGCGTGTCAGCGATCACCGTGGACGACCCCCGATGGGCCCGCTGCGATGTCAAAGCGATCACGCTGCTGGCCAATGTGCTGAGCCGGCAGGAAGCCCGCCACGCCGATGCCAACGAGGCCATTTACATTCGCGATGGCCGGCTGACCGAAGGTGCCGCCAGCAATATTTTTCTGGTGAAAGGAGGTGTTCTGATCACACCGCCGAAGAGCCAAAGCATTCTCCCCGGCATCACGCGGGACGCCTTGATCGACGTCGCACGTAACGGCGGGATACCGGTCGACGAGCGGCCAGTGGACCAAACGGAGCTTGCCAGCGCAGACGAGCTGCTGATGACGAGTTCGACCAAAGAAGTTCTGGCCATCACCCGTTTGAACCATCAACCCGTCGGCACCGGACGGCCGGGGCCGGTCTCGCTGCGTCTTCGAAATTTGTGGCGGCAGTCCTTGCATACTTGGCTGGCGGAACAGATAGAGGAATCCGCAACGACATGA
- a CDS encoding D-alanyl-D-alanine carboxypeptidase family protein — protein MSLLPLRLTLPTLIMLWATLATGFSSPASAIPAPVPAPPPVAGNSHVLIDHHSGRVLAENQPDLRVEPASITKLMTSYVVFHALASGELKLDDPVRISEKAWRMPGSRSFVEVGKSVPAEVLLKGMIVQSGNDASVALAEHLAGTETAFATLMNHHAELLGLTNTHFMNATGLPDPDHYTTARDVAALSRALINEFPEYYAWYAVKKFSYNGIDQYNRNRLLWRDETVDGLKTGHTEAAGYCLAATALRDDMRLISVVMGTDNENARESASQALLNYGFRFFQTYRLYGAGEGLTTAPVWKADRDTVAVGIEEPLYVTIPRGQYESLEATITLNELITAPIGLEQSVGTARVMLHEELLAERPLYPLEPVPEGGLWRRLRDEVLLLWQ, from the coding sequence ATGAGCCTATTACCTTTGCGCTTGACTCTCCCCACCCTGATCATGCTCTGGGCCACCCTGGCGACAGGATTCTCCTCTCCGGCCAGCGCAATACCCGCGCCAGTGCCGGCGCCACCCCCGGTGGCCGGAAACAGCCACGTCTTGATTGACCACCACAGTGGGCGAGTGCTGGCGGAAAACCAGCCGGATCTTAGAGTTGAACCGGCCAGCATCACCAAACTCATGACCTCTTACGTGGTGTTTCATGCGCTGGCATCAGGCGAGCTGAAACTGGACGACCCTGTTCGTATCAGCGAAAAGGCTTGGCGCATGCCGGGTTCGCGAAGCTTCGTGGAGGTGGGTAAATCGGTTCCGGCCGAAGTGCTGCTCAAAGGCATGATCGTTCAGTCGGGCAACGACGCCTCCGTGGCGCTGGCAGAACATCTCGCGGGTACCGAAACGGCGTTTGCTACCTTGATGAACCACCATGCCGAATTACTGGGCTTGACCAACACCCATTTTATGAACGCGACCGGGCTTCCCGACCCCGATCACTACACGACGGCCCGCGATGTGGCGGCGCTTTCCCGTGCTTTGATCAATGAATTTCCCGAGTACTATGCCTGGTACGCCGTTAAAAAGTTCAGCTACAACGGCATCGATCAATACAACCGGAATCGCCTGTTGTGGCGGGACGAAACCGTGGATGGTCTGAAAACAGGCCATACTGAAGCCGCCGGCTATTGCCTTGCGGCCACTGCATTGCGGGATGATATGCGCCTGATTTCCGTGGTCATGGGCACGGACAACGAGAACGCCCGCGAGAGCGCGTCGCAAGCCCTGTTGAACTACGGATTCCGATTTTTCCAAACCTACCGCCTTTACGGCGCCGGCGAAGGCCTGACCACCGCGCCGGTGTGGAAGGCCGACCGCGACACCGTGGCGGTCGGCATTGAAGAACCGCTCTATGTCACCATCCCCCGAGGGCAATACGAGTCTTTGGAGGCCACAATCACCCTCAACGAATTGATCACCGCACCCATCGGCCTGGAACAGTCCGTCGGCACTGCCCGGGTGATGCTGCACGAGGAGTTACTCGCCGAGCGCCCCTTATATCCACTAGAACCCGTACCGGAGGGCGGTCTTTGGCGCCGTCTAAGGGACGAAGTCCTGCTGTTATGGCAATGA